The Edaphobacter flagellatus sequence ACTCGCCTGAAGATGTTCTTTCGCGGTTTTTACTGCGGCCTTTCGACTATCCGCTAATGCCTGTGCCGCATCCTTCTGCTTCTGGGCCTGCAACAGTTCATTCCCCGCCACGGCCCCCGGCGTCTTGGCTGCTTCCTGCAACTTTGCCGCGGTGCTTTCTGCGGCGGCGGCCTGAGCTTCGGCTTGCGCAACTTCGGCTTCCGCCTGATGAAGATTCGCTTCCGAAACTGCCGTCTGGGAGTTGATTTCTGGGGCCGAAAGCTGGACGAGCAACTGTCCTTTATGAACCAAGCTGCCCCGGTCAACCAACACCTTCTCTACATACCCAGGGGAGCGGGCTTCAATGTCCGTCTGTAGAAATGGAGCAAGCTCCGCAGTCAGAGGAACCGTTCGAGCAGACGAACGGCTCTCCACTTTCACCATCTCCACATGCGCAGAGCTTTGGGAGAAAGCGGGCAACCAGCACACCATTGGAAAGAGCAGACAGATGCGTTTATGAATGGACATAGTATCGACTCGATGGATCTTCGGGATTGAGTGAATTCGATGTGGTGGATGCTTTGCGTTGCAACAGCGCATAGACAGCGGGGAGAACGGTGAGGGTCGTCAATGTAGAGAAGATGAGTCCGCCAATTACAGCCCTGCCCAGCGGAGCCGATTGCGCGCTTCCTTCTCCAAAGCCAATTGCCATCGGAATCATGCCGCAGATCATGGCAGTCGCCGTCATGAGAATCGCCCGGATGCGGCTTGTAGCTCCGGTCCGAGTCGCAGTCTCGACATCTTCGTTCTGGTGTCTCGCTTGTTCCGCAAAGCTGACAAGGAGAATCGAGTTTGCGACAGAAATGCCGACTGCCATGATTGATCCCATAAAGGACTGGATGTTGAGCGTGGTTCCTGTGAAGAGCAACATCAGGACCACGCCGCAGAGCACACCAGGAATGGTCGAGAGAATGGCGAGGGGTAGCCGAAGTGACTGGAAGTTTGCCATTAGCAGCAGGAAGATTGTGGCGATGGCGAGTAGAAGTCCAGTGCTAAGGCCCGATATGGTCTCTTCAAGAGCGGGTATCTGCCCTCGCACTGCAACAGCCGAGCCCTTTGGAGCCGCCGGGAGATTCTTCAGGGCAGACGCGATGCGCTTCTGAGCTTCGCCGAGAGGAATACCATGCAGATTTGCCGTCACACTCACGATCCGTTGTCCACTCAAACGTTCAATCATCTCGGGCATGGTTCCGTATTCAAGTTTGGCAACTTGGTCGAGCTGCGGTTGGCTCTGTCCATCACGCATCAACGGCAAGGTAGAAAGCGCGCCGAGACCCTGCATTCGGTTTGAAGGAAGTTGCACCTGGATTTGGAATGCATTGCCCGTCCTGGGATCACGCCAGTAGTTGGGCGCCGTGAATCGAGAGGAACCTGTAGCGGGCGTCAAAGAGTTCGTCACATCTGCCATCGTCAGTCCGAACTGCCCCGCGTAATCGCGGTTTACCGTCACTTCGACGGTCGGATAAAGATGAGGCTGAACGACAGAGACATCCCGGAGGAAATCGAGCTTATGAAGCTCGGCTTCGACCTTTGCGAGATACGTGTAGTCCTGTTCGATGTCTACGCCTTGTACATCAATTTGGATTGGCGTAGGCGATCCGAAGCTCATCACCTGCGAGATGATGTCCCCTGCCTCGAATGCTACTGTCAGCTTCGGCATCTCCTTGCGGAACGCAGCGCGAAGGTCTTCTCGTAACCGTTCATCCTCGGGGTGCCCAGGACGAAGCTGAACCTGCACCAGAGCCTCTTCCGGGCCGCTGGTGAAGAGATGAACGAGATTCACCGGATAGCTTGACGGTTGAACACCGATGTAGTCAGAGGTGATCTCGACGTTATCTTTGCCGACTGTCTTGCGGATCAAGTCAAGAGCCTGCATCACCATAGGCTCTGTCTCTTCTATCCTTGTCCCGATGGGCGCTTTCAGCCGCATTCGCAGGACAGGTCCATTGGAGTCTGGAAATATCTCACTCCCGATGCGAGGCGCAACCAGGATAAGGATCAGCGCAGTCACGGCGAAGTAGCCCAGGATGACGGGCCAGCGACGATCCAGCACAAAGTTTAGGTACCGCTCGTAGTGCGTTCTCAACTTGCCGAAGCCGCCTTCTCGCGCTTCTACCTTATGCGACTCCTTCATGATCCACGTTGCGAAGACCGGAACCAGACTGCTCGACAGAAAATAGGAAGCGACCATCGCAAAGCCGACCGCCA is a genomic window containing:
- a CDS encoding efflux RND transporter permease subunit — protein: MRFVLAALSRPLTVIVALIVIIAGFFMAVGRMRMDIFPEVGNPVIYVAQPYGGMTPAQMEGFLTYYYEYHFLYITGIQSVDSKSVQGAALMKLTFREGTNMQQAMAETVGYVNRARAFMPPGTVPPFITRFDPGSVAVGLLLFTSNSHTQGELQNIALNQVRPLFATLPGVSAPPPFGGNQRTIVVTLDPDKLKQYGVSPEQAIAAVTGGTVVSPSGNLYDGTLNRIVRTNSTLGPELNDLMAAPIHPRSGANIYLRDIGTIENGTDIVTAYAHVDGRRTVYIPVTKRSDASTLAVIQAVKAAIPSFKKVMPDDVDVQLAFDQSGYVSNAITGLVREAALGAILTGLVVLLFLRDWRGALIVVANIPFALFAAVLLLWATGQTINIMTLGGLALAVGVLVDEATVEVENIHTQLLPGVSRARAVLEACRRTVLARLLSMLCVLAVFVPSFFMNGVGRQLFVPLSLAVGFAMVASYFLSSSLVPVFATWIMKESHKVEAREGGFGKLRTHYERYLNFVLDRRWPVILGYFAVTALILILVAPRIGSEIFPDSNGPVLRMRLKAPIGTRIEETEPMVMQALDLIRKTVGKDNVEITSDYIGVQPSSYPVNLVHLFTSGPEEALVQVQLRPGHPEDERLREDLRAAFRKEMPKLTVAFEAGDIISQVMSFGSPTPIQIDVQGVDIEQDYTYLAKVEAELHKLDFLRDVSVVQPHLYPTVEVTVNRDYAGQFGLTMADVTNSLTPATGSSRFTAPNYWRDPRTGNAFQIQVQLPSNRMQGLGALSTLPLMRDGQSQPQLDQVAKLEYGTMPEMIERLSGQRIVSVTANLHGIPLGEAQKRIASALKNLPAAPKGSAVAVRGQIPALEETISGLSTGLLLAIATIFLLLMANFQSLRLPLAILSTIPGVLCGVVLMLLFTGTTLNIQSFMGSIMAVGISVANSILLVSFAEQARHQNEDVETATRTGATSRIRAILMTATAMICGMIPMAIGFGEGSAQSAPLGRAVIGGLIFSTLTTLTVLPAVYALLQRKASTTSNSLNPEDPSSRYYVHS